In Rubrobacter calidifluminis, the sequence TGAAGAAGGCGAGGATGCGTGCCCTGGAGGAGGACACGTCCGTGAACGCGGTCCTGCGGGACTACCTCGAAGAGTACGCCGGCAGTAGACGGGAGAGGCGGGAGGCTGGCCGCAGGCTGCTGGAGCTTGCCGAAGACTCCGGCATGAGCAGCGAAGGCAAGGGGTTGCCCGGGCGGGAAGACCTGTACGACCGTAAAATCGCGCGTGGCCGATCCGCGGGTCCGCTCTAGGTGATCGACGTGCCTGCGTTCCTGGATACAAACGTACTGGTCTACGCCTTCGACTAAGGGGAGCCGGAGAAACGCGAGGTGGCTCGCAAGCTTGTGAGCGAGCATCTCATCGAGGGCGACGGGATGTTCTCGGTGCAGGTCCTGCGGGAGTTCTACTCTGCAACCCGCAAACTGGCGCACCCGCTCCCGATCGGGAAGGCCGTAGAGGCGGTCGGCTATCTGGCCAGGTTCTCACCGATAGCCGAGGATGCCCGGATGGTGGTCGGAGCGGCCCATCGCAGTCGGGAGCTGGCGCTCTCCTTCTGGGACGCCCTGATCGTGGAGGCCGCGCTCCGTGGAGGGGCGGACCGCATTCTGACCGAAGATCTCCAGCACGGGCAGAGGATCGAAAGCCTCACCATCGAGAACCCTTTCCTGGAGAT encodes:
- a CDS encoding PIN domain-containing protein translates to MARKLVSEHLIEGDGMFSVQVLREFYSATRKLAHPLPIGKAVEAVGYLARFSPIAEDARMVVGAAHRSRELALSFWDALIVEAALRGGADRILTEDLQHGQRIESLTIENPFLE